In a genomic window of Thalassophryne amazonica chromosome 12, fThaAma1.1, whole genome shotgun sequence:
- the LOC117521305 gene encoding SUN domain-containing protein 2-like, whose product MKRSTHKFSRPVREDGGSASTEPPMAARAKSGVSHLYKATKKSCELFLHLFFIALSVWFLFLFLNTYMTITAKLQTPAELGPVLDPDDLSPELKQALEQWLAGRIKEYDMIRLLDQRCSSDCGRPVADKMPDFALESLGAHVVRQRSSKTHSCPSNCLTLFGLPLWQCSVSPRVVIQGHPVLLSGRCWPFPGAQGTLFISLSHPVRITHVTLDHLPRYNSPTGRMDSAPKDFEIYGTVSENEDGTLLGKFIYNQDGEPTQTFELPKPSDVLHRFVELRVLTNWGHPEYTCVYRFRVHGTMTST is encoded by the exons ATGAAGAGGAGCACTCATAAGTTCAGTCGGCCGGTCAGAGAGGATGGCGGTTCTGCCAGCACCGAGCCACCCATGGCTGCACGTGCAAAGAGCGGCGTGTCTCATCTCTACAAAG ctaCAAAGAAGTCATGTGAACTTTTCCTCCATCTCTTCTTCATCGCTCTCA GTGTTTGGTTTCTCTTTCTGTTCCTCAACACCTACATGACCATCACAGCAAAGCTACAGACACCTGCAGAACTCGGTCCTGTGTTGGACCCTGATGACCTGAGCCCAGAGCTCAAACAGGCCTTGGAGCAGTGGCTCGCTGGGCGTATCAAG GAGTACGATATGATCCGGCTGTTGGACCAACGCTGCTCCTCAGACTGTGGACGACCCGTTGCCGACAAAATGCCCGATTTTGCCCTGGAGTCTCTCG GTGCTCATGTGGTCAGACAGCGATCTTCTAAGACCCACAGCTGTCCTTCaaattgcctgaccctgtttggcCTCCCCTTGTGGCAGTGCTCAGTGAGCCCACGCGTTGTTATTCag GGTCACCCTGTGCTGCTCTCAGGGAGGTGCTGGCCATTTCCGGGTGCACAGGGAACTCTTTTCATCTCCCTGTCCCACCCGGTCAGAATTACCCATGTGACACTGGACCACCTGCCACGCTACAACTCCCCAACTGGACGCATGGACTCGGCGCCAAAAGATTTCGAGATCTAC GGGACAGTCAGTGAGAATGAAGACGGTACTCTGCTGGGGAAATTCATCTATAATCAGGATGGCGAGCCGACGCAGACGTTTGAGCTGCCT AAACCCAGCGATGTGCTCCATCGTTTTGTGGAGCTGCGTGTCCTCACAAACTGGGGTCATCCCGAGTACACGTGTGTTTATCGCTTCCGTGTACATGGAACCATGACCTCCACGTGA
- the LOC117521304 gene encoding LOW QUALITY PROTEIN: espin-like protein (The sequence of the model RefSeq protein was modified relative to this genomic sequence to represent the inferred CDS: inserted 1 base in 1 codon), translating to MCVCSQQPVKEVLPLPHHSDPSQHHVSSSLVTPAAALKKHSTSSIQHVQLASSVVTSFSHLKPPEKDTTVLAHMKPIKSLRQAGFTAVFTGKANVTKPESEVKVPIIDVILADVDSLVPTHDEGGQPITEWKRQVMVRQLQVRLQDEEEHSSLQGMTDEYTHGDGWKYSQNHNTVLGPFGELLTEDDLVYLQQQIENMSVQKRRQAYELELSRLTEELRAILPDPLFNISLNKEMVQQMESEGRWTLPKWCRLVSEIVKNVSLLMTNLTRDTEEDTEKSTVDEMTNGFLEAANNIGIGPGQVLMQEGQKMAPTHGETSSSYKIGNIEMEAPCGLPLDTSCFSRSQREKVSREIQQSGVSVRNLRSNFEAQIGCIYPFAGMVNNTHDRVNVQSLNREITVRAPAENNQSDNTASDLQVHPCEATKHLGSVMETTRLRKERIVILFLSHWKKSAYAASLRAGRLRSNQEALQAEXQHPHQKTTSMPHVCRQRGAVDKMLHSWKNKLAPKDAKSPSVTYSPEQFLQDVNGAAMTHDSLTLDLFMLGYFHILEQKLSPEERKMRHLLCFEVFDHVGSFPWEMVRDFHKAVLQEIQAGKRQWNDGFEDIKARFFGSSTLCRRSSSSFLLPDIRLVPKVIVQPDTPQDGDSDKNISCASSDDICKYIDRSFAFWKQKEKELFDFKH from the exons atgtgtgtgtgttcccagCAGCCAGTGAAGGAGGTGCTTCCTCTGCCACACCACTCTGACCCCAGCCAACACCATGTGTCCTCTTCCTTGGTGACTCCAGCTGCCGCTCTAAAGAAACACAGCACAAGCTCCATCCAGCATGTGCAGCTGGCCTCCTCAG TGGTGACGTCATTCAGTCACCTGAAGCCTCCAGAGAAGGACACCACCGTGCTGGCTCATATGAAGCCGATCAAGTCCCTGAGACAGGCTGGTTTCACTGCTGTCTTCACCGGAAAAGCG AACGTCACG AAGCCTGAGAGTGAGGTGAAGGTCCCGATCATTGATGTGATCCTGGCAGACGTTGACTCTCTGGTGCCCACTCATGACGAAGGCGGACAGCCCATAACAGAGTGGAAACGCCAGGTGATGGTGCGGCAGCTGCAGGTCCGGCTGCAGGATGAGGAAGAACA CTCCTCCCTCCAGGGCATGACTGATGAATACACACATGGGGACGGCTGGAAGTACTCCCAAAACCACAACACTGTCCTGGGACCTTTCGGTGAGCTGCTAACTGAGGATGACCTGGTATACCTGCAGCAACAGATTGAGAATATGTCAGTGCAGAAGCGACGTCAGGCCTACGAACTGGAGCTGAGCAGGCTGACCGAGGAGCTGAGGGCCATCTTACCTGATCCGCTTTTCAACATAAGCCTTAACAAAGAGATGGTACAGCAGATGGAGTCAGAGGGACGATGGACTTTACCGAAGTGGTGCCGTCTTGTGTCAGAGATCGTCAAGAATGTGTCGCTGCTCATGACCAATCTGACCCGAGACACAGAAGAAGATACGGAGAAGAGCACGGTGGATGAAATGACCAATGGCTTTTTAGAAGCTGCAAATAACATAGGAATTGGTCCAGGCCAGGTTCTGATGCAAGAAGGCCAGAAGATGGCTCCAACACATGGGGAGACATCGAGTAGTTACAAGATAGGGAACATAGAGATGGAGGCACCATGTGGCCTTCCTCTGGACACCAGCTGCTTCAGCAGATCCCAGAGGGAAAAGGTGTCAAGGGAGATCCAGCAGTCTGGGGTGTCGGTCAGAAACCTCAGATCCAACTTTGAGGCACAGATCGGATGTATTTATCCCTTTGCTGGGATGGTGAACAACACACATGACCGTGTCAACGTGCAGAGTTTAAACCGTGAGATAACAGTGAGAGCTCCTGCAGAAAACAACCAGAGCGACAACACAGCCTCTGATTTGCAAGTGCACCCCTGTGAAGCTACTAAACATCTGGGATCAGTCATGGAAACCACCAGATTAAGGAAAGAGCGTATAGTCATCCTGTTCCTCAGCCACTGGAAGAAGTCTGCATATGCTGCTTCACTGAGAGCAGGGAGGCTGAGAAGCAACCAGGAGGCTCTTCAAGCAG CGCAGCATCCTCACCAGAAGACCACCTCCATGCCTCACGTCTGCCGACAAAGAGGTGCTGTGGACAAGATGCTccactcctggaagaacaaactaGCCCCCAAAGATGCGAAAAGTCCTTCAGTGACCTACTCGCCAGAACAATTCCTGCAAGATGTGAACGGTGCAGCAATGACACATGATAGCTTGACCCTTGACCTATTCATGCTGGGATACTTCCACATATTAGAGCAAAAACTGTCGCCCGAGGAGAGGAAAATGAGGCATCTCCTCTGCTTTGAAGTCTTTGACCATGTAGGGAGCTTCCCGTGGGAAATGGTCCGTGACTTCCACAAGGCTGTTCTGCAGGAAATCCAGGCTGGGAAGAGACAGTGGAACGACGGCTTTGAAGACATCAAAGCTCGCTTCTTTGGCAGCTCAACACTATGCCgccgttcatcatcatcattcttGTTGCCAGACATCAGGCTAGTACCAAAGGTTATAGTTCAGCCCGACACGCCACAGGATGGCGACAGTGACAAAAACATCTCCTGCGCCAGCAGTGACGATATCTGTAAATATATCGACCGGAGCTTTGCTTTCTGGAAACAGAAGGAGAAAGAACTGTTTGATTTTAAACATTAG